The following proteins are encoded in a genomic region of Pelodictyon phaeoclathratiforme BU-1:
- the argJ gene encoding bifunctional glutamate N-acetyltransferase/amino-acid acetyltransferase ArgJ, producing the protein MEKLSKGLNVIRKLSAVTPWPVSVTPMSAESDGTHGFWPAGFSAGAVSAAIRYERKDLMLLVADAPASAAALFTTNLCCAAPVTLSRKHLQCSPSSIRAIVCNSGNANAATGEKGMDDSRAMAQAVARELLIRPEEVLVASTGVIGQLLPMERVLGAISILPSALQRESGIDAAQAIMTTDTFPKFFTLELQLSGGTVRLSGIAKGSGMICPNMATMLAILATDASIAPALLQKALKGANRKSFNAITVDGDTSTNDMVSILASGTGPVIMAESKDFSLFCEALEALMTFLAKLIVIDGEGATKLVTITVEGAVDDRDAELAARTIAQSSLVKTAIHGEDPNWGRIVAAAGRSGAFFHQEELELHFDNLSLLKPGFIANYSETAASEIMAKESYTITLRLGSGPGQATVWSCDLSKEYVDINGSYRS; encoded by the coding sequence TTGGAGAAACTCTCTAAAGGGCTTAACGTTATTCGCAAGCTTTCGGCCGTAACTCCCTGGCCGGTATCGGTTACCCCCATGTCGGCGGAATCGGACGGGACACATGGATTCTGGCCTGCCGGTTTTTCAGCGGGCGCAGTTTCTGCCGCCATACGGTATGAGCGAAAAGATCTGATGCTGCTGGTCGCGGATGCACCCGCAAGCGCTGCTGCACTCTTCACGACGAACCTCTGCTGTGCAGCTCCGGTAACACTTTCACGCAAGCATCTGCAGTGCTCCCCTTCCTCAATTCGGGCCATTGTCTGTAATAGTGGCAACGCCAATGCAGCAACCGGAGAAAAAGGAATGGATGACTCGCGGGCCATGGCGCAAGCCGTTGCACGGGAACTGCTCATCCGGCCTGAAGAGGTACTGGTTGCCTCTACCGGTGTTATTGGCCAGCTTCTGCCGATGGAGAGGGTTCTTGGCGCAATTTCTATCCTTCCCTCCGCACTGCAGCGTGAATCGGGTATCGATGCAGCCCAGGCCATCATGACCACCGATACCTTTCCGAAATTTTTCACCCTGGAGCTTCAGCTTTCAGGCGGCACCGTTCGCTTGAGTGGCATAGCCAAGGGCTCCGGCATGATTTGCCCGAACATGGCAACCATGCTCGCCATTCTGGCAACGGATGCCTCTATCGCTCCAGCCCTGCTTCAGAAAGCGCTGAAAGGTGCAAACCGCAAGAGTTTCAACGCCATTACCGTTGACGGCGATACCAGCACGAACGATATGGTCTCCATTCTTGCCAGCGGTACCGGCCCTGTAATCATGGCTGAAAGCAAGGATTTCTCTCTTTTTTGCGAAGCGCTCGAAGCGCTGATGACCTTTCTTGCCAAGCTCATTGTCATCGACGGAGAGGGAGCCACAAAACTGGTTACCATTACGGTTGAAGGTGCCGTTGATGACCGGGATGCAGAGCTTGCAGCCAGAACCATAGCTCAGTCAAGTCTTGTTAAAACGGCTATTCATGGTGAAGATCCCAACTGGGGAAGAATTGTTGCTGCTGCGGGTCGCTCCGGAGCATTCTTTCATCAGGAAGAGCTTGAACTTCATTTTGACAATCTCTCTCTTCTTAAACCAGGGTTTATTGCCAATTACTCTGAAACAGCGGCATCGGAAATCATGGCAAAAGAGTCCTATACCATCACGCTTCGTCTTGGCAGCGGCCCTGGACAAGCAACCGTGTGGAGCTGCGACTTGAGCAAAGAGTATGTCGATATCAATGGCAGCTACAGAAGCTGA
- a CDS encoding ABC transporter permease yields the protein MRPEFYIARRFAFKQRSATKPTFIVMVAVIGIAVGTAALILTLSIVNGFASSVQNKLISFSSHLQIRHPEEQLFQERRTDLAKITGHPNIASASPFLEKSFVLRNRTTGGTESWRSKPVVVKGVSEEQKSVFLKKFLRAGTLDRRNNGEGIGLYAGQTLAENLDLRVGKKVMLVGLGSNASGAKLIAGNKNIVDMLSSLDLEVGVIRGIYDTGLQEGFDDFVVIADLKELQERFNPLMISGYDASVHNLNQLPETVKELLNLLGFPFYGYTVFERYANLFEWLKLQKNITPLLIITITIVAVFNIISTLLVLIIEKTREIGMLSALGLEPGKISAVFMAQAFLVSLSGVITGNILALSLTLFELRFHLITLPEKSYFIKYVPLLIEPVDYAVVSVAVMALTLLFAFIPARIAASLKPGTALGT from the coding sequence ATGAGGCCTGAGTTCTACATTGCGCGGCGCTTTGCATTCAAACAGCGATCGGCAACGAAACCGACCTTCATTGTCATGGTTGCCGTTATCGGCATCGCTGTGGGGACGGCAGCGCTTATTCTGACACTCTCAATTGTGAATGGATTCGCCAGCAGTGTGCAAAACAAGTTAATCAGTTTCAGTTCTCACCTGCAGATCCGCCATCCCGAAGAGCAACTTTTTCAGGAGCGCCGCACCGATCTTGCAAAAATTACAGGCCATCCAAACATTGCAAGCGCGTCACCCTTTCTGGAAAAAAGTTTTGTGCTCCGGAATCGCACAACAGGAGGCACTGAAAGCTGGCGAAGCAAACCGGTTGTTGTTAAAGGAGTGAGTGAAGAGCAAAAGAGCGTTTTTCTGAAAAAATTTCTTCGGGCGGGAACCCTCGACAGGCGAAATAATGGCGAAGGTATCGGACTCTACGCAGGCCAGACACTGGCTGAAAATCTTGATCTCCGGGTCGGAAAAAAAGTGATGCTTGTCGGACTGGGAAGCAATGCCTCAGGAGCAAAGCTTATTGCAGGCAACAAGAACATTGTGGATATGCTCTCTTCTCTCGACCTTGAAGTCGGCGTGATACGAGGCATCTACGACACTGGGCTTCAGGAGGGGTTTGATGATTTTGTCGTGATTGCCGATCTCAAGGAGCTTCAGGAGCGCTTTAATCCGTTGATGATCAGTGGCTATGATGCCAGTGTGCACAACCTCAATCAACTGCCGGAAACAGTGAAAGAGCTGCTCAATCTCCTTGGGTTTCCCTTCTACGGCTATACGGTGTTTGAGCGCTATGCCAATCTCTTTGAATGGCTGAAACTGCAGAAAAACATTACCCCCTTGCTGATTATCACGATCACCATTGTAGCGGTTTTCAACATCATCTCTACGCTTCTGGTGTTGATTATTGAAAAGACCCGCGAAATCGGTATGCTCAGCGCACTCGGGCTTGAACCCGGAAAAATAAGCGCCGTTTTTATGGCGCAGGCTTTTCTCGTCTCGCTTTCGGGAGTGATCACTGGCAACATTCTGGCCCTCTCGCTCACACTCTTCGAGCTGCGGTTTCATCTCATTACCCTTCCCGAAAAAAGCTACTTCATCAAATATGTTCCACTGCTGATTGAGCCGGTCGACTATGCCGTCGTCTCTGTTGCAGTGATGGCCCTTACCCTGCTTTTTGCCTTTATTCCGGCACGGATTGCTGCCTCACTGAAACCCGGTACCGCACTGGGGACTTAA
- a CDS encoding substrate-binding domain-containing protein — MKNIAVQNPFFRIMGGLLFLVAAFLLLNCTQSPDNETARSGKMTVAVDRQLEEIAGSQAEMFKRYYPDANITLLPDASGKSLKHLLDGTVRAALISGEPEAAEDSLFNKLKRPIRREPVARDAIVCIVNSRNPALIFSIKELGTLFSEQEKRVATPLVRADDFRLLSLLAAKTGKKRSELHPWSCSSDAELIERVSVDSRAVGLLFGSSLDKALKEGKSGRNIRILPLAKESSGTPATLPTQQNIFEGAYPLVTVVYYVYYSGDALAAGFGSWLGSAGQKAFERSSLAPYRLVERTIILK; from the coding sequence ATGAAGAACATAGCCGTACAGAACCCCTTTTTCAGGATCATGGGTGGCCTGCTCTTTCTTGTTGCTGCGTTTTTATTGCTAAACTGTACCCAAAGCCCGGACAACGAAACCGCACGAAGCGGAAAGATGACTGTTGCGGTCGATCGGCAGCTTGAAGAGATTGCCGGAAGCCAGGCAGAGATGTTTAAGCGCTATTATCCCGACGCCAACATAACCCTGCTGCCTGACGCATCCGGAAAAAGTCTGAAGCATCTTCTTGATGGCACGGTGCGGGCAGCATTGATCAGTGGGGAACCTGAAGCTGCGGAAGATTCTCTTTTCAACAAACTGAAACGTCCGATTCGCCGCGAACCGGTCGCCCGTGATGCCATTGTCTGCATTGTCAACAGCCGTAATCCGGCTCTCATCTTCTCGATCAAAGAGCTTGGCACTCTTTTTTCAGAACAGGAGAAGAGAGTGGCGACCCCTCTGGTCAGAGCCGATGATTTTCGGCTTCTCTCTCTTCTGGCGGCAAAAACGGGGAAAAAGAGGTCTGAACTGCACCCCTGGTCGTGCAGCAGTGATGCTGAGCTGATCGAAAGGGTATCGGTCGACAGCCGTGCCGTCGGGCTGCTTTTTGGCTCTTCGCTCGACAAAGCACTCAAAGAGGGAAAGAGTGGCAGGAACATCAGGATACTCCCTCTTGCAAAAGAGAGTTCGGGCACTCCAGCCACTCTGCCAACTCAGCAAAATATCTTTGAAGGAGCCTATCCCCTTGTTACTGTAGTTTACTATGTATATTATTCCGGCGACGCACTTGCTGCCGGGTTTGGCTCATGGCTTGGCAGTGCAGGGCAGAAGGCATTCGAAAGAAGTTCTCTTGCCCCATACAGGCTTGTTGAAAGGACCATTATTTTGAAATAA
- the argF gene encoding ornithine carbamoyltransferase, producing the protein MEDVQIRKVPAKRDFLGFSQLDGGKIIELFDYSLFMKKKRMESSAVSGFLPLRDKTVAMIFSKPSLRTRVSFELGIHELGGYAINLDGQAIGLGTRESVQDVAQLLSRYNDAIVARLHEHAIIEGVAEHATIPVINALTDLSHPCQILADAFTLYEKSLWHEGIKVVFVGDGNNVANSWIELAGLLPFHFVLACPEGYTPDQGLLEAARQKGISRIEVLHDPKEAAANADVLYTDVWTSMGRETEIEERLRIFSPFQINSALLAEAKPGAVVMHCMPAHRGQEISAEVMDGPRSIILDEAENRLHVQKALLVKLLNHEEYRKFHLTHRLLNAAKKIRS; encoded by the coding sequence ATGGAAGATGTTCAAATAAGGAAAGTCCCTGCAAAACGTGATTTTCTCGGTTTTTCACAGCTTGATGGCGGTAAAATTATCGAGTTGTTCGACTACTCCCTCTTCATGAAAAAAAAGAGGATGGAAAGCTCTGCTGTATCCGGTTTTCTTCCGCTGCGCGATAAAACCGTTGCCATGATCTTCAGCAAGCCCTCACTCAGAACAAGGGTCTCCTTTGAGCTGGGTATCCATGAACTCGGAGGATATGCCATCAACCTTGATGGCCAGGCAATCGGTCTTGGAACACGTGAATCGGTACAGGATGTAGCACAACTGCTCTCCCGCTACAATGATGCCATTGTTGCCCGCCTGCACGAGCACGCCATCATCGAAGGAGTTGCGGAGCACGCCACCATCCCGGTTATCAATGCACTGACCGATCTGTCGCACCCCTGCCAGATACTTGCCGATGCCTTTACTCTCTACGAAAAGTCGCTCTGGCATGAGGGAATAAAGGTTGTTTTTGTCGGCGACGGCAATAATGTAGCCAATTCCTGGATAGAGCTGGCCGGACTCCTCCCCTTTCACTTTGTACTGGCCTGCCCGGAAGGGTACACTCCAGACCAGGGCCTCCTTGAAGCTGCCCGCCAAAAGGGTATCAGCCGCATTGAGGTACTGCATGATCCAAAAGAGGCTGCCGCAAACGCCGATGTGCTCTATACCGATGTCTGGACCAGCATGGGCCGGGAGACCGAAATAGAAGAGCGCCTCAGAATATTCTCCCCCTTTCAGATCAACAGCGCCCTGCTTGCAGAAGCAAAACCGGGAGCAGTCGTGATGCACTGCATGCCTGCACACCGTGGACAGGAGATAAGCGCGGAGGTAATGGACGGGCCTCGCTCCATCATCCTCGATGAAGCCGAGAATCGCCTGCATGTGCAGAAAGCCCTACTGGTCAAATTGCTGAATCACGAAGAGTACAGAAAATTCCACCTTACCCACCGCCTTTTAAATGCAGCAAAAAAAATCAGGAGCTGA
- the argC gene encoding N-acetyl-gamma-glutamyl-phosphate reductase yields MYSVSIIGASGYSGAELTRLLLRHPGVELQELYAFSQAGKAVSELYPLLSSDKVYKPYGGECESDVYFLALPHGEALQLVPPLVKAGKTVIDLSGDFRLKSTVEHEQFYKQQKSPEAVMTYGMSELFREEIIKAKAISNPGCFATSIILGVAPLLLGNDSSINVRGINCTSTSGISGAGRSSKTELSFSEMSENIRAYKVGLHQHIPEIMQTLGTSVTTPSFDFTFTPMIGSLVRGIYSILTVNLENPAEAEQIKALYKEFYKEAPFVRVRDTMTEVRHVAHTNFCDIHIAHATANGTLIIVTAIDNLLKGAAGQAIQNMNLMLGMNEKTGLSF; encoded by the coding sequence ATGTATTCAGTATCAATTATCGGAGCTTCAGGCTATTCTGGAGCTGAACTGACGAGGCTTCTGCTCCGTCATCCGGGGGTTGAGCTTCAGGAGCTTTATGCTTTTTCCCAGGCAGGCAAAGCTGTTTCAGAGCTCTATCCTCTTCTCTCCAGTGACAAAGTGTACAAGCCCTATGGTGGAGAGTGTGAAAGTGATGTTTACTTTCTTGCGCTGCCTCATGGTGAGGCCCTGCAACTGGTGCCACCCCTTGTAAAGGCCGGAAAAACCGTGATCGACCTTTCCGGCGACTTCAGGTTGAAAAGCACGGTTGAGCACGAGCAGTTCTATAAACAGCAAAAGTCTCCCGAGGCCGTGATGACTTACGGGATGTCGGAGTTGTTCCGTGAAGAGATCATCAAGGCAAAGGCGATCAGTAATCCCGGTTGTTTTGCCACGAGTATCATTCTTGGTGTTGCGCCGCTTCTTCTTGGCAATGACAGCTCAATCAACGTTCGCGGAATCAATTGCACCTCAACATCGGGTATTTCCGGAGCTGGTCGAAGCAGCAAGACCGAGTTATCGTTTTCGGAGATGAGTGAAAATATCCGGGCATACAAGGTCGGTTTGCATCAGCATATCCCTGAAATCATGCAGACTCTTGGCACCTCTGTCACCACTCCATCGTTTGATTTTACCTTTACACCGATGATCGGCTCTCTGGTGCGGGGTATTTACAGCATCCTTACCGTTAACCTTGAAAATCCTGCAGAGGCCGAACAGATCAAGGCGCTTTATAAAGAGTTTTACAAAGAGGCCCCCTTTGTCAGGGTTCGTGACACCATGACCGAAGTCCGACATGTTGCCCATACAAATTTTTGTGATATCCATATTGCTCATGCAACAGCAAACGGTACACTGATCATCGTGACCGCAATTGATAATCTTCTGAAGGGCGCTGCCGGACAGGCCATCCAGAATATGAACCTTATGCTTGGCATGAATGAAAAAACCGGGTTATCCTTTTGA
- a CDS encoding GGDEF domain-containing protein, with the protein MIAWQTIKKISPLQAIVFTGTISICIVIAGTAGFFVTQHTLLEKVEKKQACYLDLVDFRGKLIEFGLLRNQAERLNGTTEEQATQESEHFEVLLLMYEKLLSEMHDAGLQPVASMLLTRESWPKLLAASNLELLRLDLEKSIEKAKIESQDASVKLVVINEFFLLFILAVLLTVSITAGWMLHNNYRQTLIPLSQLAGQLKLLNRNIPESIRDTAEEMKKELTDAEYSSDITQVTRSIMSFCGDIDAKNKKLDELHIRDEKTNLYNYRHFKEHLIVEVERSKRQNEKVSLAMIDIDYFKRYNDANGHLAGDRALKALADIISTQCRAYDVPSRFGGEEFAILFPKTDTETASEIAERLRKIISRESFRQQQQQPAGELTVSIGVATFPADAADWHNLINNADRALYKAKSNGRNKVVTFLSMNSQKSGKRDEA; encoded by the coding sequence ATGATTGCCTGGCAGACCATTAAAAAAATTTCTCCGCTACAGGCAATTGTCTTTACCGGAACAATCAGTATTTGTATTGTTATAGCTGGTACTGCAGGTTTTTTTGTCACACAGCACACTCTGCTTGAAAAGGTGGAAAAAAAACAGGCATGTTATCTTGATCTGGTTGATTTCAGGGGTAAACTCATTGAGTTTGGACTTTTGCGCAATCAGGCAGAGCGGCTGAATGGCACAACAGAAGAGCAGGCAACCCAGGAAAGTGAGCATTTTGAAGTACTGCTTTTGATGTATGAAAAACTGCTCTCGGAGATGCATGATGCCGGTTTACAGCCTGTTGCCTCGATGTTGCTCACCAGAGAGAGTTGGCCGAAACTGCTTGCCGCATCAAACCTTGAACTGTTAAGGCTTGACCTTGAAAAAAGTATTGAAAAAGCCAAAATTGAATCACAGGATGCCTCAGTCAAACTTGTTGTCATCAACGAGTTTTTTCTGCTCTTTATTCTTGCTGTATTGCTCACAGTGAGTATCACAGCAGGATGGATGCTCCACAACAATTATCGCCAGACGCTGATCCCCCTTTCCCAGCTTGCAGGGCAATTAAAACTGCTCAATAGAAATATACCGGAGAGTATTCGGGATACCGCTGAAGAGATGAAAAAGGAGCTGACTGATGCGGAGTACTCCAGCGACATCACCCAGGTCACCCGCTCGATCATGAGCTTTTGCGGTGATATTGATGCGAAAAATAAAAAGCTTGATGAACTGCATATTCGGGATGAAAAAACCAATCTTTATAACTATCGCCATTTCAAAGAGCATCTGATTGTAGAGGTCGAACGCTCCAAACGCCAGAATGAAAAGGTCTCCCTTGCCATGATTGATATTGATTACTTCAAGCGATACAATGATGCCAATGGCCATCTTGCTGGTGACAGGGCACTGAAGGCGCTCGCCGATATTATCAGCACACAGTGCAGGGCATATGATGTTCCTTCAAGATTCGGTGGCGAAGAGTTTGCGATCCTGTTTCCCAAAACAGATACCGAGACAGCAAGTGAAATAGCCGAACGTCTTCGCAAGATTATCAGCCGGGAATCATTTCGGCAGCAACAACAGCAGCCTGCCGGAGAGCTGACGGTCAGTATCGGTGTTGCAACGTTTCCGGCTGATGCTGCTGACTGGCATAACCTGATCAACAATGCCGACAGGGCTCTCTACAAGGCAAAGTCAAACGGCAGAAACAAAGTGGTAACCTTTCTTTCCATGAATAGTCAAAAATCAGGAAAGCGGGATGAGGCCTGA
- the argB gene encoding acetylglutamate kinase produces the protein MDKLPCNELNQVRKAPHAAIGPVLIEALPYIRKFEGKTFVIKYGGAAMKDACLKNSFAQNVTLLRKVGIRIVLVHGGGDAITKTAEKLGITSRFLHGRRVTDKEMISVIQMTLAGKVNQDIVQLISEHGGKAVGVTGLDADTIKALPHPNAETLGLVGEVEQINTAYIDLLCRAGLIPVIAPIGFDDKGNVYNINADDAASSIAIALKAEKLIYVSDVEGIHVGERILKTICKTEAADFIEQGIISGGMIPKVLSAFKTLDSGVGKIHLIDGKATHSLLLEIFTHEGVGTQFIAEQDSDQSQNR, from the coding sequence ATGGACAAGTTACCGTGCAATGAACTGAATCAGGTAAGAAAGGCCCCCCATGCTGCCATAGGGCCTGTACTTATTGAAGCGCTACCCTATATCCGCAAATTTGAAGGCAAGACCTTTGTAATCAAGTATGGCGGCGCAGCCATGAAGGACGCCTGTCTCAAAAACAGTTTTGCCCAGAATGTCACCCTTCTGCGTAAAGTCGGCATCAGGATTGTTTTGGTGCATGGCGGAGGTGACGCCATCACAAAAACGGCCGAAAAACTTGGAATCACGTCACGATTTCTGCATGGACGAAGAGTTACGGACAAGGAGATGATCTCGGTTATCCAGATGACTCTTGCCGGTAAGGTCAACCAGGATATTGTGCAATTGATCAGCGAACATGGCGGCAAGGCTGTGGGGGTTACCGGCCTTGATGCCGATACCATCAAAGCTCTTCCCCACCCGAACGCCGAAACCCTTGGCCTGGTCGGAGAGGTGGAGCAGATCAACACCGCCTATATCGACCTGCTCTGTCGGGCAGGACTGATTCCTGTTATCGCTCCCATAGGATTCGACGACAAGGGGAATGTTTACAACATCAATGCTGATGATGCCGCAAGCAGTATCGCCATTGCCCTGAAAGCTGAAAAGCTCATCTACGTCAGTGATGTCGAAGGGATTCATGTAGGCGAGAGAATCCTGAAAACCATCTGCAAGACGGAGGCGGCTGACTTTATCGAACAGGGAATCATTTCCGGAGGCATGATCCCGAAGGTTCTTTCAGCATTCAAAACACTCGACAGTGGAGTCGGAAAAATTCATCTGATTGATGGGAAGGCAACACATTCGCTCCTGCTTGAAATATTCACTCACGAAGGAGTAGGAACCCAGTTTATTGCAGAGCAGGACAGTGATCAATCACAAAACAGGTAA